In Macrobrachium nipponense isolate FS-2020 chromosome 41, ASM1510439v2, whole genome shotgun sequence, the following proteins share a genomic window:
- the LOC135212818 gene encoding basic proline-rich protein-like has product MFQDPQQAQPAHPRRRGGHCPPIPGPAAGPARPSRDSWWTSPARPGPVACPACPFRDTWRTSPAHSGTHGGPGPPIRDTWRTSPARPGNRGRPSPPGPGHVADITQWSWVSPWARPARRAPQQARPTRPGERGGNLPHVPGPMAGPACLSRDMMSPARPGRHGGRCPPVPGPRDTWQTSPTRPRTHSGPFPPVLGHVVDIARPSQDPRRAWRACPGTMVDISCPSRDPRQARPARPGTHGRYCLSVPGPVAGPACPSRDQQPACPSRNTWR; this is encoded by the coding sequence ATGTTCCAGGACCCGCAGCAGGCCCAACCTGCCCATCCCAGGAGACGTGGCGGACattgcccacccatcccgggacctgcggcaggcccggcccgcccgtccagggactcGTGGTGGACATctcccgcccgtccgggacccgTGGCATGCCCGGCCTGCCCGTTCCGGGACACTTGGCGGACATCACCCGCCCATTCTGGGACCCATGGTGGGCCTGGCCCGCCCatccgggacacgtggcggacatctcCTGCCCGTCCCGGGAATCGCGGCAGGCCCAGCCCGCCCGGCCCAGGACACGTGGCTGACATCACCCAATGGTCCTGGGTCTCACCGTGGGCCAGGCCCGCCCGTCGTGCCCCGCAGCAAGCCAGGCCCACCCGTCCCGGTGAACGTGGTGGAAATCTCCCGCATGTTCCAGGACCCATGGCAGGCCCTGCCTGCCTGTCCAGGGACATGAtgtcgcctgcccgtcccgggagaCATGGCGGACGTTgtccgcctgtcccgggaccccgggacacgtggcagacatcgcccacccgtcccaggacccacAGCGGGCCCttcccgcccgtcctgggacacgtggtggacatcgcccgcccatcccaggacccacGGCGGGCCTGGCGCGCGTGTCCCGGGACCATGGTCGACATctcctgcccatcccgggacccacggcaggcccggcccgcccgtcccgggacacatggcagatATTGCCTGTCAGTCCCAGGACCAGTGGCAGGCccggcctgcccgtcccgggaccagcaGCCGGCCTGCCCATCCCGGAACACTTGGcgataa